One window of Thermacetogenium phaeum DSM 12270 genomic DNA carries:
- a CDS encoding FAD-dependent oxidoreductase — MYNIEWPYPVEWGKENRIKADVLVIGGGIAGCMAAIAAARKRLKVVLVEKGASKRSGSAGSGCDHWENAATNPCCKITPEELTAAMIDDNDGYNNGISHYIECREGYDRLLDLEKMGAKIRDTDDEFKGAEFRDEKTKLLFAYDYENRYTLRVWGTTFKPAMYKEMRRLGVQVFDRIMATSLLTENGKQGSRVIGATGINTRTGKFLVFQAKATVICTSRPARVWLFSAGLPGLCEFRPPQCIGDGHAMGWRAGVEFTMMEKSVRAEFSAAGRSYPPYGAGNNHNTWYAATLVDAEGREIPYVDRDGNILTSVSQRYHPARGQKFFLMGGAIDNPKYEYRGPEILRWEELLKQGYKLPFFADLGSMPEMERKAIWGLMVGQEGKTQVPIYGLYTEAGFDPKLDMLQCYGTGWTSAQFLPQERQLFGLPGGILNDWELKTNLEGLYAAGDALFASDCVGHAAATGYYAGRHAANYAMKVEELPICEQQVEIEKQRVYAPLKNSDQNGIGWKELNMGIAKTMQNYCGGVKREELLNIGLKTLKDYEQNVIPMLYARNPHELVRTLEVVNILTVAQIIIHASLARKSSSRALCFERADYPEMDPPRDRKFITVKQVNNEVIIGELPLDYYGSLAENYEKYNKDYIRGENYE; from the coding sequence ATGTACAATATCGAATGGCCGTATCCTGTTGAATGGGGTAAAGAAAATAGGATAAAAGCGGATGTTTTAGTAATTGGCGGGGGCATAGCTGGCTGTATGGCCGCTATCGCTGCCGCAAGAAAGAGATTAAAGGTTGTCCTTGTGGAAAAGGGGGCATCCAAGAGGAGCGGTTCCGCTGGGTCGGGGTGCGATCACTGGGAAAACGCAGCAACCAACCCCTGCTGTAAAATTACACCTGAAGAATTAACGGCTGCGATGATCGATGACAACGATGGGTATAACAATGGGATTTCTCACTACATTGAATGCAGGGAAGGATATGACAGGTTGCTGGATCTTGAAAAGATGGGCGCAAAAATAAGAGATACTGACGACGAGTTCAAAGGCGCGGAATTCAGAGACGAAAAAACTAAATTGCTCTTTGCCTATGATTATGAAAATAGGTATACGCTTCGGGTCTGGGGGACAACCTTCAAACCGGCTATGTATAAAGAGATGAGACGGTTAGGTGTGCAAGTTTTTGACAGGATTATGGCCACCAGTTTGCTAACAGAAAACGGTAAGCAAGGATCCCGGGTTATCGGGGCAACGGGAATTAACACTAGGACAGGTAAATTCCTGGTATTTCAAGCTAAGGCTACTGTGATCTGTACATCCCGCCCGGCCAGAGTCTGGTTGTTTTCCGCGGGGCTTCCAGGCCTCTGTGAATTCCGTCCTCCCCAGTGTATAGGAGATGGACATGCTATGGGTTGGCGCGCCGGAGTTGAGTTTACCATGATGGAAAAATCAGTAAGGGCTGAATTCTCTGCAGCAGGCCGGAGTTACCCACCTTACGGCGCGGGCAACAATCATAACACCTGGTATGCTGCCACTCTGGTAGACGCTGAGGGGAGGGAAATTCCTTATGTGGACAGGGACGGCAATATCCTTACCTCTGTATCCCAACGTTATCATCCCGCTCGGGGACAAAAGTTTTTCCTGATGGGTGGGGCCATCGATAACCCCAAGTATGAATATAGAGGGCCAGAAATACTACGATGGGAAGAACTCCTGAAACAGGGTTACAAGCTTCCCTTCTTTGCCGACCTGGGGAGTATGCCGGAAATGGAAAGGAAAGCTATCTGGGGACTGATGGTCGGACAAGAAGGGAAAACCCAGGTTCCTATTTATGGCCTTTATACCGAAGCAGGATTTGATCCTAAACTGGACATGTTACAATGTTACGGGACCGGGTGGACGTCGGCTCAGTTCCTGCCTCAGGAACGCCAACTTTTTGGGCTTCCCGGCGGTATCCTCAATGACTGGGAATTAAAGACTAATCTGGAGGGTCTCTATGCGGCCGGTGATGCCCTCTTTGCCTCGGATTGTGTTGGTCACGCGGCCGCAACCGGATATTATGCAGGTCGCCATGCTGCTAACTATGCTATGAAGGTTGAAGAGTTGCCAATTTGTGAACAACAGGTGGAAATTGAGAAACAGAGGGTATATGCTCCTTTGAAAAACAGCGACCAGAATGGTATCGGATGGAAGGAACTCAATATGGGTATTGCCAAGACGATGCAGAATTATTGCGGGGGAGTAAAAAGGGAAGAACTCCTAAATATAGGCCTAAAGACACTGAAAGACTATGAACAGAACGTTATCCCCATGCTCTATGCTCGTAATCCCCATGAACTGGTAAGAACCTTGGAGGTAGTGAATATTTTGACGGTCGCTCAAATTATAATTCACGCTAGTCTGGCACGTAAGTCCAGTTCAAGAGCTTTATGCTTTGAAAGAGCTGATTATCCGGAAATGGATCCACCCAGAGATCGTAAGTTTATCACTGTCAAGCAGGTCAATAATGAAGTGATAATTGGAGAGCTTCCTCTTGATTATTATGGTTCTCTGGCAGAAAACTATGAGAAATATAATAAAGACTATATTAGGGGGGAAAATTATGAATGA
- a CDS encoding 4Fe-4S dicluster domain-containing protein, producing MNDKVYVTPETPAANPIVFDPELCTGCNRCVDICQVDLFIPNPEKGKPPIALYVGECWYCGCCVMECPKPGAIKLRHPLMNQVHWERRKK from the coding sequence ATGAATGATAAAGTATATGTAACACCGGAAACACCAGCTGCCAACCCAATAGTTTTCGATCCCGAGCTATGTACTGGATGCAATAGATGTGTGGATATCTGCCAGGTAGATTTGTTTATACCAAACCCGGAAAAGGGCAAGCCTCCTATCGCGCTGTATGTCGGAGAATGCTGGTATTGCGGTTGTTGCGTTATGGAATGTCCGAAGCCTGGTGCCATAAAGTTAAGGCATCCTTTAATGAATCAAGTTCACTGGGAACGACGAAAAAAGTAA
- the buk gene encoding butyrate kinase, with product MSEKRTFRQLVINPGSTSTKFAVFDNERCIFEKKVEHDAAELKQFTRVADQKDYRTGVVLKALEEAGIPLSSFDAVVGRGGILGPMESGTYLVNETMKEELQNCPREEHASNLGGLIADEIAGRNGIPAYIVDPVCTDEMSDVARITGLPDLEKFSFCHALNMKAVARKVAQKMGRRLEECNFVVAHLGSGISIAPFRRGRIVDVNGATQEGPFSPERCGGLPAMQLMKLCYSGKYSYEQMQEMLMKSGGMYAYLGTKDVREAEERAAAGDEKAQLVLEAMAYQIAKEIGAMAVVLEGDLDRIIITGGIARSEFITGRVIRMVGFLAPVEVVPGEEELESLALGGLRVLRGEEKPKVYRGTRRLEE from the coding sequence ATGAGCGAGAAGAGGACCTTCAGACAGCTGGTAATAAATCCTGGATCGACCTCAACCAAGTTCGCGGTTTTTGATAATGAAAGGTGCATTTTTGAGAAGAAGGTGGAGCACGATGCTGCCGAGCTGAAACAGTTCACCCGTGTGGCGGATCAGAAGGATTACCGGACCGGGGTGGTGCTCAAGGCCCTGGAGGAGGCGGGGATCCCCCTGTCATCCTTTGATGCCGTTGTGGGGAGGGGCGGCATTTTGGGGCCTATGGAAAGCGGCACCTATCTGGTCAATGAGACCATGAAAGAGGAGCTTCAGAACTGCCCCCGGGAGGAGCATGCCTCCAACCTGGGGGGGTTGATCGCTGATGAGATCGCCGGCCGTAACGGTATCCCTGCTTACATTGTAGACCCGGTTTGCACGGATGAGATGAGCGATGTCGCCCGGATCACCGGGCTCCCCGATCTGGAGAAGTTCAGCTTCTGCCACGCCCTGAATATGAAGGCGGTTGCCCGCAAGGTGGCGCAGAAGATGGGGCGTCGCCTGGAGGAGTGCAACTTTGTGGTGGCCCATCTGGGCAGCGGCATTTCCATTGCTCCCTTCCGGAGAGGCCGGATCGTGGATGTCAACGGGGCGACCCAGGAAGGGCCCTTTTCCCCGGAGAGGTGCGGGGGGCTCCCGGCCATGCAGCTGATGAAGCTCTGCTACTCCGGTAAGTACAGCTACGAGCAGATGCAGGAAATGCTGATGAAATCGGGGGGTATGTATGCCTACCTGGGCACCAAGGATGTCCGGGAGGCGGAGGAGAGGGCGGCTGCCGGCGACGAAAAGGCGCAGCTGGTGCTGGAGGCGATGGCCTATCAGATCGCCAAAGAAATCGGCGCCATGGCCGTGGTTCTGGAGGGTGATCTCGACAGGATTATCATTACCGGCGGTATTGCCCGTTCCGAGTTCATCACCGGCAGGGTGATCCGGATGGTCGGTTTTCTGGCACCTGTTGAAGTGGTGCCGGGTGAGGAGGAACTGGAATCCCTGGCCCTAGGCGGTTTGCGCGTTTTGCGCGGTGAGGAAAAACCGAAAGTTTACCGTGGGACGAGGAGGTTGGAGGAATGA
- a CDS encoding bifunctional enoyl-CoA hydratase/phosphate acetyltransferase, translated as MSYTTFREMAEEARSLGSTRLSVAAADDRDVLQAVKMGVEAGLVTPVLVGDERKIRDIAAAIGLSLEGTEIVHRPDPQLAALEAVKVISDGGADILLKGMVNSSDFMRAVLHPDCGLRTGRILSHLAVFEVPGFDRLLFNTDGGVNINPDLNQKIEILKNAVEFMHALGWEKPRVAVITANEAINPKMESTLDAAILTKMAESGQIRGAVVDGPLALDVAISPEAAEHKGIKSPVAGRADLLLTPTIEVGNVFGKSLIYLAKAVMAGVVLGARVPVVLTSRASRPEEKLYSLAMASLAQLRTARRAMKCG; from the coding sequence ATGAGCTACACCACATTCCGGGAGATGGCGGAAGAGGCCCGCAGCCTTGGGAGCACGCGCCTGAGCGTTGCCGCAGCCGATGATCGGGACGTGCTGCAGGCCGTCAAAATGGGTGTGGAGGCCGGGCTGGTCACACCGGTGCTGGTGGGGGATGAGAGGAAGATCCGGGACATTGCTGCCGCAATCGGGCTCTCCCTGGAAGGCACGGAAATCGTCCACCGGCCCGACCCCCAGCTGGCCGCGCTGGAAGCCGTTAAGGTTATCAGTGACGGGGGTGCCGACATCCTGCTGAAGGGAATGGTGAACAGCAGCGATTTTATGAGGGCGGTGCTGCACCCGGATTGCGGGCTGAGGACGGGGAGGATCTTGAGCCATCTGGCAGTGTTCGAGGTTCCCGGTTTTGACCGCCTGCTCTTCAATACAGATGGAGGCGTCAATATCAACCCGGATCTCAATCAGAAGATCGAGATTTTAAAAAATGCCGTCGAGTTTATGCACGCTCTGGGCTGGGAAAAACCCAGGGTGGCCGTGATCACCGCCAACGAAGCCATTAACCCGAAGATGGAATCAACCCTGGATGCCGCCATCTTAACTAAAATGGCCGAGAGCGGGCAGATCCGGGGGGCTGTAGTAGACGGACCACTGGCCCTGGATGTGGCCATCAGCCCGGAGGCCGCCGAACACAAGGGGATTAAGAGCCCTGTTGCGGGGCGGGCGGATCTTTTGCTGACCCCTACCATTGAAGTCGGGAATGTCTTCGGCAAGTCCCTGATTTATCTGGCCAAGGCCGTGATGGCAGGTGTGGTTTTGGGCGCCAGGGTGCCGGTGGTTCTCACCTCCAGGGCTTCCCGGCCGGAAGAGAAGCTTTACTCTCTGGCCATGGCCAGCCTGGCGCAATTGAGAACAGCCCGAAGAGCGATGAAGTGCGGATGA
- a CDS encoding thiamine pyrophosphate-dependent enzyme — MELKTKAVLTGNEAVARGAWEAGVGLGVGYPGTPSTEILENLALYKGPEVVWAVNEKVALEEAYGASIGGLRTLVTMKHVGLNVAADPLFTAAYMGVNGGMVIAVADDPGMHSSQNEQDNRWYALHAKVPMLEPSDSQECLLYTRLAFELSERYDVPVLLRLVTRTSHARGVVELSADTEYERVRYEYVRDPKKYMSLPANCRLRKQILEKNLAAVVSDEAVKTLDVMDITGTDVGIITAGASYNYVREVFGDRYSVLKLGLVYPLNEGIIREFAGKVKEIYVVEELDPYLEMSIKALGIRCEGKKYITSFFELNPQIIADSLAEAGLVVPEREAAVDEPLEVPARPPLLCAGCPHRGFFYAARREKVMLTGDIGCYALGGVPPLEAIDASICMGGGYTLALGLSLIAPEGEKVFGCMGDSTFYHSGITGAIEAVYNNRSIIPVVLDNRITAMTGHQENPGTGRLLKGEAAYEQQPEKLLQAVGYDRVLVVHAYELESLRKAIREAKEAADRVAIVVKTPCRLLKGVKPGVPYKVDAGVCRKCKACLKLGCPAISLNPEGVPAIDPITCFGCGLCAQVCRNKAIDEVEEEE; from the coding sequence ATGGAATTGAAAACCAAAGCTGTTTTAACGGGTAATGAGGCCGTTGCCCGGGGTGCCTGGGAGGCCGGCGTCGGGCTGGGCGTCGGCTATCCCGGCACACCCAGCACGGAAATCCTGGAAAATCTGGCCCTTTACAAGGGCCCGGAAGTTGTCTGGGCGGTCAACGAAAAGGTGGCCCTGGAAGAGGCGTACGGCGCCTCCATCGGGGGGCTGCGCACCCTGGTAACCATGAAGCATGTGGGTCTCAATGTGGCCGCAGATCCCCTATTTACCGCCGCTTACATGGGTGTCAACGGCGGCATGGTGATTGCCGTGGCCGATGATCCGGGGATGCACAGTTCTCAAAATGAGCAGGACAACCGCTGGTATGCCCTCCATGCTAAGGTTCCCATGCTGGAGCCCTCCGACAGCCAGGAGTGTCTCCTCTATACCAGACTGGCCTTTGAGCTCAGCGAACGTTACGATGTTCCCGTTCTGTTGCGCCTGGTGACCCGCACCAGCCACGCCAGGGGTGTGGTCGAGCTCTCCGCCGATACCGAGTACGAAAGAGTCCGCTACGAGTACGTGCGAGACCCCAAGAAGTACATGTCTCTGCCGGCCAACTGCCGTCTCCGCAAGCAGATCCTGGAGAAGAACCTTGCTGCCGTCGTCTCTGATGAAGCGGTCAAGACGCTGGACGTGATGGATATCACCGGCACGGATGTGGGGATCATCACCGCCGGCGCCTCTTACAATTACGTCAGGGAAGTGTTCGGCGACAGATATTCGGTTCTCAAACTGGGGCTTGTTTACCCGCTCAACGAAGGAATCATCAGGGAGTTTGCCGGCAAGGTCAAGGAGATCTACGTGGTGGAGGAGCTCGATCCCTACCTGGAAATGAGTATCAAAGCCCTGGGCATCAGGTGTGAAGGGAAGAAGTACATCACCTCCTTTTTTGAACTCAATCCCCAGATCATCGCCGACTCCCTGGCAGAAGCCGGACTGGTTGTACCGGAGAGGGAGGCTGCGGTCGACGAACCCCTCGAGGTTCCGGCCAGGCCGCCTCTTCTCTGCGCCGGCTGCCCGCACCGCGGCTTTTTCTACGCCGCCAGGAGAGAAAAGGTGATGCTGACGGGAGATATCGGATGCTATGCCCTGGGAGGTGTGCCTCCGCTGGAGGCGATCGATGCCTCCATCTGCATGGGTGGGGGGTATACCCTCGCTCTCGGCCTGAGCCTCATCGCTCCGGAGGGGGAGAAGGTCTTCGGTTGCATGGGGGATTCCACCTTCTATCATTCCGGAATCACCGGCGCCATTGAAGCGGTATACAACAACCGCAGCATCATCCCTGTAGTCCTGGACAACCGGATCACCGCCATGACCGGGCACCAGGAGAATCCGGGGACGGGGCGGCTGCTGAAGGGGGAAGCCGCCTACGAGCAGCAGCCGGAGAAGCTGTTGCAGGCCGTTGGATACGACCGGGTCCTTGTTGTGCACGCCTATGAGCTGGAATCCCTGAGAAAAGCCATCAGGGAGGCGAAAGAGGCGGCGGATCGGGTAGCCATCGTCGTGAAAACGCCCTGCCGGTTGCTCAAAGGGGTTAAACCGGGTGTTCCCTACAAGGTGGATGCCGGGGTATGCAGAAAATGCAAGGCCTGCCTGAAGCTGGGCTGCCCGGCCATTTCCCTTAATCCGGAGGGGGTTCCTGCAATCGATCCCATAACCTGTTTCGGCTGCGGGCTCTGTGCTCAGGTATGCAGAAATAAAGCCATTGATGAAGTTGAGGAGGAAGAATAA
- a CDS encoding indolepyruvate oxidoreductase subunit beta: protein MPRETKTIMLTGVGGQGIILASTILINGLLKANYDVKGSEVHGMAQRGGSVVTQLRYGDKVYSPLVGAGAVDLLFAMEKLEAARYAHMLKKNGILLMNEMEIPSAPIMTGKVPYPRDIEERLAALPISFHSIPADEKARELGNPRVVNVIMLGAMIKLCGLDRELDWKEVVAAVVKPRFRELNLKAFEVGMKLV from the coding sequence ATGCCCAGAGAAACCAAAACCATCATGCTCACCGGTGTCGGCGGCCAGGGGATCATTTTGGCATCGACGATTTTGATCAACGGCCTTTTGAAGGCGAATTATGACGTCAAAGGCTCCGAGGTCCACGGGATGGCCCAGCGCGGGGGCAGTGTGGTCACACAGCTGCGCTACGGAGACAAGGTTTATTCCCCGCTCGTCGGCGCCGGAGCGGTCGATCTGCTGTTTGCCATGGAAAAGCTGGAGGCGGCTCGTTATGCCCACATGCTGAAAAAGAACGGCATCCTGCTGATGAACGAGATGGAGATTCCCTCGGCTCCCATCATGACCGGGAAGGTGCCCTATCCGCGGGATATCGAGGAGCGCCTGGCGGCCCTGCCGATATCATTCCATTCCATCCCGGCCGACGAGAAGGCCAGGGAGTTGGGGAACCCCCGTGTCGTCAACGTCATCATGCTGGGGGCGATGATCAAGTTGTGCGGCCTGGATCGGGAGCTTGACTGGAAGGAAGTTGTGGCTGCAGTCGTTAAACCCCGGTTCCGGGAGCTAAACCTGAAAGCATTTGAAGTGGGGATGAAGCTGGTTTAG
- a CDS encoding DNA adenine methylase: MALTNQKVKPRPPVKWAGGKGQLLTQLIPLFPKRFCVYHEPFVGGGAVFFHLLPAQASLIDSNEELINFYLVVRDNLEELLKDLRRHVNERSYYYRIRALDPAKMDPVRRASRFLFLNKTAYNGLWRVNRKGQHNVPFGNYKNPTIIDEPNLRLVSSSLKNAEIILGDFALVLDRAESGDFVYFDPPYHPLSETSCFTGYTAAAFGEEEQKRLAAVFRELDRRGCLVMLSNSDTPFIKELYAGYDICAVQARRAINCRPDRRGPINEVVIRNYRC; this comes from the coding sequence TTGGCGCTCACGAACCAAAAGGTGAAGCCCAGACCACCGGTGAAGTGGGCAGGGGGGAAGGGGCAGCTGCTCACACAACTGATCCCCCTTTTCCCAAAAAGGTTTTGCGTCTATCATGAGCCCTTTGTCGGGGGAGGGGCGGTGTTCTTTCACCTGCTCCCGGCTCAGGCCTCACTCATCGACAGCAACGAGGAACTGATCAATTTTTACCTGGTGGTACGGGACAACCTGGAGGAGCTGCTAAAGGACCTGCGGCGCCACGTCAACGAACGCTCCTATTATTACAGGATCAGAGCCCTCGACCCCGCCAAGATGGACCCCGTCCGCAGGGCATCCCGCTTCCTTTTCCTGAACAAAACGGCCTACAACGGCCTCTGGCGGGTGAACCGCAAGGGTCAGCATAATGTGCCCTTCGGTAACTACAAAAATCCGACAATCATCGACGAACCGAACCTGCGCCTGGTAAGCTCCTCCCTGAAAAATGCCGAAATCATACTGGGAGACTTCGCCCTGGTCCTCGACCGGGCAGAGTCTGGGGACTTCGTCTACTTCGACCCCCCTTACCATCCTCTATCGGAAACATCATGTTTCACCGGCTATACGGCTGCGGCCTTCGGGGAAGAGGAGCAGAAGCGCCTGGCCGCCGTCTTCCGGGAACTGGACCGCCGCGGCTGCCTGGTCATGCTCAGCAATTCCGACACCCCATTTATCAAGGAACTGTACGCCGGCTACGACATCTGCGCGGTGCAGGCGCGCCGCGCCATCAACTGCCGCCCGGACAGGCGCGGCCCCATCAACGAAGTGGTGATCCGCAACTACAGGTGCTGA
- a CDS encoding phosphate ABC transporter substrate-binding protein, with amino-acid sequence MKAAKFRLLGVVMAALLVLGMLAGCSRAEKAPQGTSGLSGTIVIAGSTSVQPLSEELAAAFKEKHPDVDISVAGGGSSAGIKAAQEGTADIGASSRELKPGEKGTLFETLIAKDGIAVVVHPGNAVNALSLDQVRKIFAGEITNWKDVGGSDAAINVYTREEGSGTRGAFEEIVMGEDMKISNKAGVQNSTGAVRTAVAGDPNGIGYISLGSVNKAVKALKIDGVEPSKETVLNGSYRIARPFLYLTKGKPTGLVKAYIDFVLSPEGQKIVEQDFIPVK; translated from the coding sequence GTGAAGGCAGCGAAGTTCAGGTTGTTGGGTGTTGTGATGGCAGCTTTGCTGGTGCTGGGGATGCTTGCCGGCTGCAGCAGGGCAGAAAAAGCCCCCCAGGGAACGTCCGGTTTGAGCGGTACCATAGTTATTGCCGGTTCCACTTCTGTACAGCCGCTCTCCGAGGAATTGGCAGCTGCTTTCAAAGAAAAGCATCCGGACGTTGATATCAGTGTTGCCGGGGGCGGTTCCTCAGCCGGGATCAAGGCGGCTCAGGAAGGAACAGCCGATATCGGAGCTTCCTCCAGAGAACTCAAGCCGGGTGAAAAGGGGACCCTTTTTGAAACCCTCATAGCCAAGGATGGGATTGCAGTTGTTGTTCATCCGGGAAACGCTGTTAATGCCTTGAGCCTTGATCAGGTAAGAAAAATATTCGCTGGTGAGATTACCAACTGGAAGGATGTTGGCGGCAGCGATGCCGCGATTAATGTGTACACCAGGGAAGAGGGTTCAGGAACCCGCGGCGCCTTTGAGGAGATTGTGATGGGGGAAGATATGAAAATCAGCAACAAGGCGGGCGTTCAGAACTCCACAGGTGCTGTTCGGACTGCTGTAGCAGGGGACCCAAACGGGATCGGGTATATTTCTCTGGGGAGTGTCAATAAAGCGGTAAAGGCTTTGAAAATTGATGGAGTTGAGCCGAGCAAGGAAACAGTCCTTAATGGTTCCTACAGGATCGCCCGTCCCTTCCTGTACCTGACAAAGGGGAAGCCGACCGGGCTTGTCAAGGCATATATCGACTTCGTGCTGAGCCCCGAAGGTCAGAAAATAGTAGAACAGGATTTTATTCCGGTAAAATAG
- a CDS encoding response regulator transcription factor, translating to MPPRILVVDDEDVIVKLVSYNLKKEGFEVITAGDGQEAWEKIRQEKPDLVILDVMLPGMDGFSLCRLLRQEKMMTPVLMLTAKDEEIDRVLGLEIGADDYLTKPFSPRELIARVRAILRRTGERRTGQEEQLEFGELVVYPARYEVRRGGEQIELTPREFELLLLLLRNAGLVMSREYILQKLWGDDFYGDDRVVDVHIRHLREKIEREPGNPVYIKTVRGVGYKFQPPE from the coding sequence ATGCCTCCCAGGATCCTTGTGGTTGATGACGAGGATGTGATTGTGAAACTTGTTTCCTATAATTTAAAGAAAGAGGGTTTTGAAGTCATTACTGCCGGTGACGGGCAGGAAGCCTGGGAAAAGATCCGCCAGGAAAAACCAGATCTGGTCATCCTCGATGTCATGCTCCCGGGGATGGATGGCTTTTCTCTGTGCCGCCTGCTGCGCCAGGAAAAGATGATGACCCCGGTTCTGATGCTGACGGCTAAGGATGAGGAGATCGACAGGGTACTCGGTCTGGAGATAGGGGCGGATGATTACCTGACCAAGCCCTTCAGCCCGCGGGAGCTGATTGCCAGGGTGAGGGCGATCCTGCGCCGCACCGGGGAACGGAGGACGGGCCAGGAGGAGCAGCTGGAATTTGGAGAACTGGTGGTTTATCCTGCCAGGTATGAGGTCCGGCGGGGCGGAGAGCAGATCGAACTCACACCCAGGGAATTTGAGCTGCTGTTGCTGCTGTTGCGGAATGCCGGCCTTGTCATGAGCAGGGAATACATCCTGCAAAAACTCTGGGGGGATGATTTTTACGGTGATGACCGGGTGGTTGACGTTCATATCAGGCACCTGCGGGAGAAGATCGAGAGAGAGCCGGGTAATCCCGTCTACATAAAAACAGTGCGGGGGGTGGGTTACAAGTTCCAACCGCCAGAATGA
- the pnpS gene encoding two-component system histidine kinase PnpS, whose amino-acid sequence MGIKLALGFLLILGCALLAFGLAALRYLPARGREVIVAQEWWPFLAAASLVFVVSIAAVLVLVRGITHPLGELADVARRLSQGNWGSRVKHPAADELGDLACSLNNLSARIRKTVGDLEESRGQLEAVLAHMGSGVLLVDGGGCIVMVNPVAEEILGIRQEEVRGRSQVEVVRNYSLSQLISEVLGEWRPQRREISIIYPEERILEVTAAPVCGEGRERRGVLVVLYDITEIRRLERVRAEFVANISHELKTPVTSIKGFAETLLEGALYNHRAAEEFVSIINEEAERLSRLIQDLLELSKIESREVKPQPENLDLTAEIKEIVDRLQPRFRKKGLELNTGLPPEAVYVRADSDHLEQILSNLLDNALKYTPEGGRVAVGLLPGEIEVIVVVEDNGIGIPAEDLPRIFERFYRVDKARSRKLGGTGLGLAIVKHLVSANGGRVWVESEPGRGSKFYFSLPAVEEVEETGNYGRDKI is encoded by the coding sequence ATGGGAATCAAACTGGCCCTGGGGTTCCTTTTGATTCTGGGGTGTGCTCTGCTGGCCTTTGGCCTGGCTGCTCTTCGATATCTCCCGGCGAGGGGTAGGGAAGTGATTGTTGCGCAGGAATGGTGGCCGTTCCTGGCGGCGGCGTCGCTTGTTTTCGTGGTTAGCATCGCCGCGGTGCTGGTTTTGGTACGGGGGATTACCCATCCCCTGGGGGAACTTGCCGATGTGGCGCGGCGGCTTTCTCAGGGCAACTGGGGTTCCCGGGTCAAGCACCCGGCTGCGGATGAGTTGGGCGATCTGGCGTGTTCCCTGAACAACCTCTCCGCTCGCATCAGGAAGACCGTCGGCGACCTGGAGGAAAGCAGAGGTCAGCTCGAAGCTGTTCTAGCTCATATGGGAAGTGGGGTTCTGCTGGTGGACGGCGGCGGGTGCATTGTTATGGTAAATCCTGTTGCCGAAGAGATCCTGGGGATACGTCAAGAGGAGGTCCGAGGAAGATCTCAGGTAGAAGTTGTCAGGAATTATTCCTTAAGCCAGCTGATCTCTGAAGTGCTTGGGGAATGGCGGCCGCAGCGCCGGGAAATCTCTATCATTTACCCGGAGGAGCGCATTCTGGAGGTAACGGCTGCTCCCGTCTGCGGGGAGGGGAGAGAAAGACGCGGTGTCCTGGTCGTGCTTTATGATATTACGGAGATCAGGCGGTTGGAAAGGGTGCGGGCGGAGTTTGTGGCGAATATTTCCCACGAATTGAAAACACCCGTCACCTCTATCAAGGGGTTCGCGGAAACTCTGCTTGAAGGCGCCCTTTACAACCACCGGGCTGCTGAGGAATTCGTGTCTATTATCAATGAGGAGGCGGAACGCTTAAGCCGCCTCATCCAGGATCTGCTGGAGCTTTCCAAGATTGAATCCAGGGAGGTCAAACCACAGCCGGAAAATCTGGACTTAACTGCGGAGATCAAAGAGATTGTCGACCGCCTGCAGCCTCGTTTCCGGAAAAAGGGATTGGAGTTGAACACCGGTCTTCCTCCGGAGGCTGTTTATGTCCGGGCCGACAGCGACCACCTGGAGCAGATCTTATCCAATCTTTTAGACAACGCCTTGAAGTATACGCCGGAGGGTGGCAGGGTAGCTGTCGGTTTGCTTCCCGGGGAGATTGAGGTCATTGTCGTAGTTGAGGATAACGGGATCGGTATCCCGGCGGAGGACTTGCCGCGCATCTTCGAGCGCTTTTATCGGGTGGATAAGGCGCGGAGCCGTAAGCTGGGGGGAACCGGGCTCGGCCTGGCCATAGTTAAACACCTGGTCAGCGCAAACGGCGGGCGCGTTTGGGTGGAGAGTGAACCGGGTAGGGGCTCGAAATTTTATTTTTCTCTGCCTGCAGTAGAAGAAGTGGAGGAAACAGGAAATTATGGAAGAGATAAAATTTAA